In a genomic window of Flavobacteriales bacterium:
- a CDS encoding FAD-binding oxidoreductase gives MLFTHDALIIGQGLAGTVLSETLASRGLRVMVFDARRAGSASHVAAGVVNPIVLRRTLPSWRASEMLAVAGAYYRELELDLEADYWKPLPFVEIFPTAQEAAIWQLRMRDLEHKHMLSSAPVSDAGLEKLPHPYGYGVVLRCAWLNLQAMMADHRGRLIASGAFEERIIHEMDIIRKAHGVEVLGRSAPLLVHCGGPFNEVPGLVPVRGEGLTVRLPGLGLHCMVHRGAFIVPIGDDVYRVGSTFAWDDVWSGPTDEGKRHLIDRLQRLWSGPIEVLDHWAGVRPASKDRRPIMGRIGPHEAVLSGFGARGGLLAPWCAAHLADHLLNGKPLDPEVDVQRFT, from the coding sequence CTCGCCGGCACCGTGCTCAGCGAGACCCTCGCCTCGCGTGGCTTGCGCGTCATGGTCTTCGATGCCAGGCGGGCAGGCAGCGCGTCCCATGTGGCGGCAGGCGTGGTGAATCCCATCGTGCTGCGCCGCACCCTGCCGAGCTGGCGCGCGTCGGAAATGCTGGCCGTCGCCGGCGCGTATTACCGGGAGCTCGAGCTCGATTTAGAAGCGGACTACTGGAAGCCCCTGCCCTTCGTGGAGATCTTCCCCACGGCGCAGGAGGCCGCCATCTGGCAGCTGCGCATGCGTGATCTGGAGCACAAGCACATGCTGTCAAGCGCACCGGTGAGCGATGCAGGCCTGGAGAAGCTGCCGCATCCTTACGGTTATGGTGTCGTGTTGCGCTGCGCATGGTTGAATCTGCAGGCCATGATGGCTGATCACCGCGGGCGCTTGATCGCCAGCGGCGCCTTCGAGGAACGGATCATCCATGAGATGGACATCATCCGCAAGGCCCATGGCGTGGAAGTCCTCGGGCGCAGCGCTCCATTGCTGGTGCATTGCGGCGGGCCGTTCAACGAGGTGCCCGGATTGGTGCCTGTGCGGGGCGAAGGGCTCACGGTGCGCCTGCCCGGCCTGGGCCTGCATTGCATGGTGCATCGCGGCGCCTTCATCGTGCCCATCGGCGATGATGTCTATCGCGTGGGCTCCACGTTCGCATGGGATGATGTGTGGAGCGGACCCACCGACGAAGGGAAGCGCCATCTGATTGACCGCCTGCAGCGTTTATGGAGCGGACCGATCGAAGTGCTGGATCACTGGGCCGGCGTGCGCCCAGCGAGCAAGGACAGGCGTCCGATAATGGGCCGCATTGGCCCGCATGAAGCGGTGCTCTCCGGATTCGGTGCGCGCGGAGGACTGCTAGCCCCGTGGTGCGCGGCCCACCTGGCCGATCACTTGCTCAACGGCAAACCGCTGGATCCGGAAGTGGACGTGCAGCGCTTCACCTGA